In Thermofilaceae archaeon, the genomic stretch CCTTCACGCTCGGCACCGGAGTGAGACCTGCAAGCTTGAACTTGTCAACCTCCCTCCCCGAGTAGCGGCCGCAGATCCAAACCTTCTGAAGGAGGTCGAAGGTCGGCACGTTGACAACGAACTCGCCAACCTCCCGAAGGTTTGAGAAAGTGTGCCTCTGCGGAGCGACACTGAAGGCTACGTACTTGGGGTCAAAGCTGATCGGCATGAAGAAGGAGAACGTGGCAACGTTCGGTTTACCGCTACCATCGCACGTGGTGATCAGCACGGTGAGCCTGGGATACAACAGTCGACTGATCCGGTGCGACACGGGTAAGACGGCCCGTTTCTCTTTCAAAAGCTTTTTGCAGGGAAAGGCAAAATAGGGGGTGGGGTAAGGGGTACGCGTGAAGGACTGCATCTTCCTAGTGGCCCTCTCCGTAGCTGTGC encodes the following:
- a CDS encoding flavin reductase family protein, with amino-acid sequence MSHRISRLLYPRLTVLITTCDGSGKPNVATFSFFMPISFDPKYVAFSVAPQRHTFSNLREVGEFVVNVPTFDLLQKVWICGRYSGREVDKFKLAGLTPVPSVK